AAACGCCCGCTTCCGATGAAAACAATAGTGATTCAGGAGGGTTACCGGATTGGGTGCGGGCCGGGCGGCTGCCGGAACGGTCAGATAACCGCTAAGCCCTTCAGGGACAACGGTTTACGGCCAATAAAAAAAATATTTTATTCCAAATAATCCCTTGCAAAGTGGAAATTTCTGTCTATAGTATTCGCCAGAATTACCTTAACAAGGAGGGTTTATCATGACCAAAGCTGAACTCGTGGATGCCGTAGCGAAATCTGCCAATCTCACAAAAGCTGCCGCCGACAAGGCTGTAGGGGCCGTTATCTGCGCTGTAAGCGATGCCCTCAAAAAGGGTGACAAAGTGACTTTGGTTGGATTCGGAAGCTTCGAGGTGTCCACCCGCAAGGCCCGCACCGGCCGCAATCCGCAAACAGGCAAAGAAATCAAGATTGCCGCCGCCAAGGTTCCCAAGTTCCGGCCCGGCAAGGCTCTCAAGGATGCCGTTGCTGCAAAGAAAAAATAATTTTCGGGCGCTTTCCCAGGGGGACGGCGTAGCTTATTGATCGAAAATGCTATAAAAAGCCTCGCCTGAGCGGGGCTTTTTTATTTACATCTCTCAAGTTTATTCGTTTTGTCCGGTGACTCCGTCACTACGGGCTTCTCGCCAAAGGTTGTCTGTCCGGTTATAGTTTCCTTTCAGGGGGAAGCCACCACCATGACCCAAAACAATGAGTCGGCACAGACGCCTAGGCCAGTTCGGGCACGGCCCATCGCACTCATTTTGGTGGCTGTCGCTCTCCTGATCCTTGCAGTCCCAGTGCTTATTAAGTTCTATCTTGTTTCGCCCCTTGCCCCACGCCACCTGTCCCGCATTCTGACCAGCTATCTTCATGCTCCCGTTTCCGTCTCCGGCCTGGAAATCCGCAGTGGAACGGTCATTGTCCGTGGTTTGTCGGTTGCCAACCAGTCGGGTTTTTCCTCCATTCCCCTTGCAGCGGTTGATGCCCTTGCAGTTACTCCCCGCTGGCTCGAGTTGCTGCGCGGCGTTCGCAGCTTCCGCCGCATCGAGCTTCAGGGCGCGCGGATCACCCTGGAGAAAAATTCTACTGGTGCCTGGAATGTGGCGGAACTCCAACGGCGGTTCGCGAAGAAAGGCGCGCCTGCTCCGCAGACGATGATCGGCGAGTTGGCAATCAGTCGCGGCATGGTGACGGTTGACGGAAGACGGATCTCCGGGATAGAGCTGCGCCTTGAGAATCTTTCAACTGGGGGCGCAAGCGATGCTCCCCTGGCACTCACGTTTGCCGATGGCGCGGGAAACCGCTACCGGGTCGAAGGAAAAGTCCGCCCAGGGTCGAAAGCTTCCTTTGATCTCGTGCTGACCGCCCCATCCCTCACCTTGGCGCCGCTGGACACGATGTTCCGGCACCGGGGTATTTCGTCGGGGAAGGGGAGTGCTGGGGTGCGGATCGAGGCTGCGTTTGCCGGGGAGAGATTGCAGACCGGCGGGAGCGTGGTTTTTCGCAATGTCGAGGTGAAGCGCGGGAAGGCGACGATCCCCCTTGCCGGTCGCGTAACTTTCGGCGGATGGTATGATCTCCAGCGGGACGAAGCGCAAGTGCAGAATCTCACCGTTTCCCTTGCCGATATTGCCACCGGCCGGTGTGCCGCCACGGTGAGCCGGGTACGGACTGAGCGGGCCTTTGTCGCCGATGTCAGTGTTGACGATCTGGATCTGCGGCGTCTGTCGAGCATTGTTTCGTCCGTGACGGCCCGCCCCGTAGTGCTCGCAGGAAGTGTCGGCAGCCGGGGCGTGCGCATCACCGGCGACGGCATCCGGGGGGTGACCGGCATAGAGGGGGATATTTCCGCCCTTGGCGTATCGGTCGCCTATGGCGGCCGAGAAATCATCAAAGGGGTCGATGGTACGGTCGCCGTTGCTTCCGATGGTGGCGGATTCCATGCCGACGGGAAGCTCATCTCGACCGGGAATTCTGCTGCAGACTTCATCGAGAGGCTCGATCTCCCCTTCAGCATTTACCTTTCAAGCCGTTTCCTCCCTCGGCAGGTGGAGGTGCCGGCTTTAACCGCCCGCGTCATGGGGATGCCGGTAACAGGACGCATCAGTTTCAGGCCGAACGCAGCGCGCCCGCTCGTGGCGTCCCTCCGGGTTCCAACCGTTCCCTTCGTGACGCTCGCGCCATACCTGGACCGCTACCGCGTCAGGCCGGCCGGCGGCACCGCGTCGCTCTTGCTCAATCTTCAGGGAAAGGGACCGCAGTCCTTTGACGGCGAAGCCGTACTCAGGGGGAATTCTCTTGCGGCTGATGCGAAGGGGCGCTCGTCCACCCTCGGAGAAGGGGTGGTTCGTTCCCGTTTCGCAAGGGATGGGGGGAGCCTTACAGCTACGGGCTCTGTTCGCTTCGACAATGCTGAATTTGACGGGAAAAGGGGAGCGCTGCGCACCTCCTTCGGTTTCTCGGGGCGAGCCCTCACCCTTGATGGCCTTCGCGGGAGCCTGGCAGCTACAGTGGCCTCCGCCGATCATGTAATCCTTCGATTCCCCGGCGGGTTGCCGACGGCGTCCAAGGGGTCCGTAC
The nucleotide sequence above comes from Geobacter benzoatilyticus. Encoded proteins:
- a CDS encoding HU family DNA-binding protein → MTKAELVDAVAKSANLTKAAADKAVGAVICAVSDALKKGDKVTLVGFGSFEVSTRKARTGRNPQTGKEIKIAAAKVPKFRPGKALKDAVAAKKK
- a CDS encoding DUF748 domain-containing protein, which translates into the protein MLIKFYLVSPLAPRHLSRILTSYLHAPVSVSGLEIRSGTVIVRGLSVANQSGFSSIPLAAVDALAVTPRWLELLRGVRSFRRIELQGARITLEKNSTGAWNVAELQRRFAKKGAPAPQTMIGELAISRGMVTVDGRRISGIELRLENLSTGGASDAPLALTFADGAGNRYRVEGKVRPGSKASFDLVLTAPSLTLAPLDTMFRHRGISSGKGSAGVRIEAAFAGERLQTGGSVVFRNVEVKRGKATIPLAGRVTFGGWYDLQRDEAQVQNLTVSLADIATGRCAATVSRVRTERAFVADVSVDDLDLRRLSSIVSSVTARPVVLAGSVGSRGVRITGDGIRGVTGIEGDISALGVSVAYGGREIIKGVDGTVAVASDGGGFHADGKLISTGNSAADFIERLDLPFSIYLSSRFLPRQVEVPALTARVMGMPVTGRISFRPNAARPLVASLRVPTVPFVTLAPYLDRYRVRPAGGTASLLLNLQGKGPQSFDGEAVLRGNSLAADAKGRSSTLGEGVVRSRFARDGGSLTATGSVRFDNAEFDGKRGALRTSFGFSGRALTLDGLRGSLAATVASADHVILRFPGGLPTASKGSVPLSLEVSGGAAHHGNAFASKLSASIYGDFRSDAGGRWFEGGGTVSAAGLSIGGISAAGPSIGLSLSRFEGKANVDAELFDGSLMGGITFNPAAPAAGAVFSLKLSEGKLATVSGLFSGKLPVTPAEGKFAGTATGSFSRKDGILADVGLRADGVALAGQGGKRLLTGGGARIAGRVAGDRIVLHEGVATLGEAAALRFKGELERAYSPQRTGEFTFSLPTTPLDRLVDPVANALPRFIQEAVVAGNVAVEGTAVLQGKDGGVDGTLTLDGVSIDVPSQKFLVAAMSGNVPISFNTLAGAIPRPSEERRFTKANFPRLLERLRLPPAGDRILTIGKVRFGPLELGETTAFLRGGNGIMQLTALRSGLSGGEVLGRGFLAVNGGLSYGGDILVYDLSLRRFCDTIPQIKGYVTGRLDGIVSLYGSGKGLVGLDGLTEFWVRDTKGEKMLLSKEFLQRIAGKKLRGFFFRDDRPFDRGEVSAYLENGYLTFTTLDISHTNILGIRDLSVSVAPVQNRIALDHLFSAVKEAATRGKAVSRGEEAPAEETPVQTDFQWRD